Proteins encoded together in one Ammospiza nelsoni isolate bAmmNel1 chromosome Z, bAmmNel1.pri, whole genome shotgun sequence window:
- the F2RL2 gene encoding proteinase-activated receptor 3 — MKTLFFTGLLSFTSSLCTTASEFSWNGSAIKTVSLIKTFRGISARDYDYIPPYAIEGETTTIHIRENKCTSKKSNDSTLAEVSNTTLEYLTSSLSTQLIPAVYLSALLLGVPSNAIILWMLLFRIRSVCTAVLYTNLAVSDLLFCIVLPFKIAYHINGNNWVFGETMCRAATAVFYGNMYCSILLLTCISVTRYLAIVHPFTYKSLPKRAYAIAACAAVWAAVFLYMLPLAIMQQSYYVKQLDIYTCHDVHSACETVSSFQFYYYGSLAVFGFLIPLATIVFCYVSIIRTLKTHEWFWYVKVSLLILTIFAICFVPSNIILIIHHINYYYYNTDRLYSFYLIALCLSSLNSCLDPFLYFLMSKIRSQSNIYLTMVKISREK, encoded by the exons ATGAAGACACTGTTTTTCACTGGACTGCTCTCTTTTACCTCCAGTCTTTGCACTACAG cttcaGAATTTTCATGGAATGGCTCTGCAATTAAAACAGTGTCTCTTATCAAAACTTTTCGGGGAATTTCAGCGAGAGACTATGATTACATCCCCCCTTATGCTATAGAGGGGGAAACAACAACCATCCATAtcagagaaaacaaatgcaCTTCAAAAAAGTCAAACGACTCCACATTAGCAGAAGTGAGCAACACCACGCTGGAGTACCTCACCAGCTCTCTGAGCACCCAGCTAATACCTGCCGTCTACCTCAGTGCTCTGTTACTGGGTGTGCCTTCTAATGCCATCATTCTGTGGATGCTACTCTTCAGGATCCGCTCCGTGTGCACCGCCGTCCTCTACACAAACCTGGCTGTCTCAGACCTGCTCTTCTGCATCGTACTGCCCTTCAAAATAGCCTACCACATCAACGGGAACAACTGGGTGTTTGGGGAGACCATGTGTCGGGCGGCCACGGCGGTGTTTTACGGCAACATGTACTGCTCCATTCTGCTGCTCACGTGCATCAGCGTCACCCGCTATCTGGCCATCGTCCACCCCTTCACCTACAAGAGCCTCCCGAAGCGCGCCTACGCCATCGCAGCCTGCGCCGCCGTCTGGGCCGCCGTCTTCCTCTACATGCTCCCGCTCGCCATCATGCAGCAAAGCTATTACGTGAAGCAGCTGGACATTTATACCTGCCACGACGTGCACAGCGCCTGCGAAACTGTGTCCTCCTTCCAGTTCTACTACTACGGGTCCTTGGCtgtatttgggtttttaataCCGCTCGCAACTATCGTGTTCTGCTATGTCTCGATTATACGAACACTCAAGACTCACGAATGGTTCTGGTATGTCAAAGTCAGTCTTTTGATTCTTACCATCTTTGCTATTTGCTTTGTGCCAAGCAATATTATCCTTATTATCCATCACATCAACTATTACTATTACAACACAGATAGGCTGTATTCTTTTTATCTAATTGCTTTATGTCTTAGCAGCCTAAACAGCTGTCTTGatcctttcctttattttctgatgTCAAAAATTAGAAGTCAATCCAATATTTATCTGACAATGGTTAAAATATCCAgggaaaaatga